In Paenibacillus dendritiformis, the DNA window GTGCAGGGAAGATTTGAAGCTCGCCATGGATAATGTAAAGGAGTATAAAAATTGCTTGCTTGATTTACATATAGAAACGGAGTACAGCCCTGAGAAGATGAAAGATTCGGTTAGAGATGTCATAAGGGCAAATGCGGATAGAACTTTGTCAACTCTGGAGCAGCAATTCCATGTTCTGAAAATGGAAATAGAGAATATAAATTCCTTAGATTCTTTTTACCGCTCGTTTTCATATTTTGAGCTGCTGAAGTCAATGAGACATCCGAATGGACCCATTATCTCAAAGCATTACTTATTGCGAAGTCTGGCTGGCAACAAGTCTGATTTGCACAATCTCATTTCCGATTGCCTTCAATTATGGGAGAGATTTTGTGTCGATCTCTATAAAAATTATACCCATGATTCGCTGATTCCGTTGGACGGTCAACTCGATCATCTGTATCAACGGGAAATGGAAATGAATCATTTGCTCATCAAGGTTGTGTAGAGGACAGATTTTCACGGCTACTATTCATTGTTCTTTTTTGTGTGTGTACTAATGAGTCGATTGAGAA includes these proteins:
- a CDS encoding BtrH N-terminal domain-containing protein yields the protein MDNKHCYYYVISQLCQLRHAALEQVDIFHLLGGHTLAVSKERDEPFPLLNIKGSVIDDEHFRLLTGLSIEKKLFGNHEEALKVVMKRMGENDLQTVCTNCFFLPYDAVNYKKNIGTHFIMLRAYDPANDQFTVSDHKYDHAVLCREDLKLAMDNVKEYKNCLLDLHIETEYSPEKMKDSVRDVIRANADRTLSTLEQQFHVLKMEIENINSLDSFYRSFSYFELLKSMRHPNGPIISKHYLLRSLAGNKSDLHNLISDCLQLWERFCVDLYKNYTHDSLIPLDGQLDHLYQREMEMNHLLIKVV